The Alkalihalophilus pseudofirmus nucleotide sequence TTAATGGAAAACGATTTGTACCTTTTGTCGTGATATTTGGATCTACTATTACTGCACTTATTCTGTCATCATTCTGGCCGTTTGTGCAAACGCTGTTAAATGACTTTGGACAATGGATTGCAACTTCACGAAATACCGCACCTGTCATTGCACCATTTATTTTTGGTACACTAGAGCGCTTATTGCTGCCATTTGGACTTCACCATATGTTAACGGTACCGATTAACTATACAGAACTTGGCGGTACGTATGTAATTCAAACTGGTGAAAATATCGGCAGTGTGGTTGCCGGGCAAGATCCGCTTTGGCTTGCGTGGGTAACAGACTTAACAAACATGCTTCGTGCTGGCGATGTGGCTGGATATAATCAATTACTTGAAGAAGTTACACCTGCACGCTTTAAAATTGGTCAAATGATTCTTTCATCTGCTGCCCTGATTGGTGCTGCATTAGCTATGTATTTAAATGTTGATAAAGAAAAGCGTCACAAATATAAGCCTATGTACTTATCTGCTGGCTTAGCTGTATTTTTAACCGGTGTAACAGAGCCGATTGAGTTCATGTTTATGTTTGCAGCTCCACTTCTTTATGTGGTCTATGCTGTATTAACTGGTTTTGCCTTTGCAGCTGCTGATGTCATTAACTTGCGAATTCACTCATTTGGATTTATCGAGCTATTAACAAGAACTCCAATGTCGATCTATGCAGGCCTTGCTCGCGACCTTCTGAACTTTGTTGTTGTCTGCCTTGTGTTCTTTGGATTAAACTTCGTCGTCTTTAATTTCTTAATTAAGAAAATGAACCTTCCAACACCAGGACGTAACGGTAACTATTTAGAAAACGAAGAAGAAGGAAAAGGCTCATCTGAAAAAGCAGAAGTAAGTAAAGACGGCCTTGCTGGAAAAATCATTGCCTTACTTGGCGGAGAAGAAAATATTGAAGATGTAGATGCATGCATGACTCGTCTTCGTGTAACAGTAAAAGATCCAGAAAAAGTAGCGAAAGAAGCGGAGTGGAAAGAAACGGGCGCCCTTGGTTTGATCGTGAAAAACCGTGGTGTTCAAGTTATTTATGGTCCAAAAGCAGATATAATTAAGTCGGATGTACAAGACCGATTAGGAGCGTAGATACTCTTGAAACTATTAACATTAAACGTTCACGCATGGCAGGAAGAAAATCAAGAAAAGAAGCTCGATCATCTAGCAAAAACAATCTTTGAAGAACAATACGATGTCATAGCTCTGCAAGAAGTGAGTCAGCATCGTGACCAAGATGTGGTAGAAGGTCAAATTAAAGCTGACAACTACGGGTACATTTTACAGAAGAAACTCAAAGAGCTCGGCTCAGCTCCATATGAAATGGTCTGGGCTCCGTCTCACTACGGATATGAGGTGTTTGAGGAAGGCATTGCCCTCCTCACACGCCATCCTATTATTGAGTCAAATGACTTTTATGTAACGAAGAGCCGTGAAATGAAAAATTGGAAATCAAGAAATATTGTTGGTGCTGTCATTGAGATCGATAACAAACCGATTCATTTCTACTCCTGTCACCTTGGCTGGTGGGAAGATACAGAAGAGCCCGCACGCGGCCAAATGGATGCGCTGCTAGAGCAGATTCCAGCTGATGGGCGAGTATTTTTAATGGGTGACTTCAATAATCATGCCGATATACGTAACGAAGGGTATGATTACCTCATTCAAAATGGATTTTATGACACGTTTACATTAGCGGCCGAAAAAGATTCCGGAGTTACCGTTGAAGGAAAAATTGCCGGATGGGATCAAAATAAACGAGGAATACGTATCGATTTAATCCTAACAAACCAAAAAGTAAACGTATTTTCCTCAAAAGTGATCTTCAACGGGCGCAATCGTGACATTGTTTCGGACCACTTCGGGGTAGAAGCCGTTATTACTGAATAAAATAGTATCGTACAAAGTGAGCAGGCCTAATGGTCGCTCACTTTTTTTATGAAGTCTCCTCACTTTGAGCTGCAGCACTAAATCCTTTCATGAAATAAGCAGCGGGTAAGAGTAAGCCAAGACTAGCCTGAATGATCGAGAAAAACCTCGCACTTCCAACAGGGACAAGATCCCCGTATCCAATAGATAACATTGTTACCCCGCTGAAATACAGAAAATCTAAAAAGGTCTGTTCGGCAATTTCTCCAGTAGGATCATTAATTAGAAGAACAGGCTCATGAAACGAAAGGAAGTAATAGAGAAAGGCAAAGCCGAATGTAATCCCTACTAGGACGAAAAATAATTTATAAAATAGAGTCGGGCAAAAATAGCTCTGTTTATAGGATTTACTTGTAAAGAAATAATAAAGATTTCCTATTAAAAATAAAATCGTGATGGCTATTAACAGCATTGAAACCACGCTCATCCCCCCTCTCCTACCTTTTTCACTAATGAAACAGGTACAAACCTCTAATTTATCCAACGTTTATTAAAGGAGACATTTGGGAAAGTTCAAAAGAGATACGGATACTACAGCAGAAGGAGCGGATCGGTTATGAAAACATCACAAGCAAGCATCCCAAGTGAAAAAGGATTAGATCACAGCCTCTCACTCCTTAAAGACGGCTATTTATTTATTCACAAACGTGCTCAAGACTTCCAATCAGATATCTTCAAAACAAGACTGATGGGTGAAGAGGCGATTTGCCTTAGAGGTGAAGATGGAGCCAAAGTTTTTTATGATAATGATAAGTTCAAAAGGGAAGGCGCTGCCCCAAAACGTGTTCAAAAAACTTTATTTGGAGAGGGTGCCATTCAATCCATGGACGGCGAAGCGCACCGTCACCGTAAGCAGCTATTTATGTCATTAATGTCTCGTGAACGTCTTCAGGAATTAAATGAAATTACGCGTGCGCAATGGCTTCTTTACATAAAGAAATGGGAAACGCAAAAGAAAATTGTCCTGTTTGATGAAATGGAAGCGATGCTGAC carries:
- a CDS encoding PTS transporter subunit IIBC, with the translated sequence MRQLISFDFWQKLGKALMVVVAVMPAAGIMISLGKLIAMSGGDLAAVATTARVMEDIGWAIITNLHILFAVAIGGSWAKERAGGAFAAVIAFILINRITGALFGVNNDMLQDPEATITFFGRELVVSDYFTSVLGAPALNMGVFVGIIAGFLGAVLFNKYYNFDKLPQSLSFFNGKRFVPFVVIFGSTITALILSSFWPFVQTLLNDFGQWIATSRNTAPVIAPFIFGTLERLLLPFGLHHMLTVPINYTELGGTYVIQTGENIGSVVAGQDPLWLAWVTDLTNMLRAGDVAGYNQLLEEVTPARFKIGQMILSSAALIGAALAMYLNVDKEKRHKYKPMYLSAGLAVFLTGVTEPIEFMFMFAAPLLYVVYAVLTGFAFAAADVINLRIHSFGFIELLTRTPMSIYAGLARDLLNFVVVCLVFFGLNFVVFNFLIKKMNLPTPGRNGNYLENEEEGKGSSEKAEVSKDGLAGKIIALLGGEENIEDVDACMTRLRVTVKDPEKVAKEAEWKETGALGLIVKNRGVQVIYGPKADIIKSDVQDRLGA
- a CDS encoding endonuclease/exonuclease/phosphatase family protein gives rise to the protein MKLLTLNVHAWQEENQEKKLDHLAKTIFEEQYDVIALQEVSQHRDQDVVEGQIKADNYGYILQKKLKELGSAPYEMVWAPSHYGYEVFEEGIALLTRHPIIESNDFYVTKSREMKNWKSRNIVGAVIEIDNKPIHFYSCHLGWWEDTEEPARGQMDALLEQIPADGRVFLMGDFNNHADIRNEGYDYLIQNGFYDTFTLAAEKDSGVTVEGKIAGWDQNKRGIRIDLILTNQKVNVFSSKVIFNGRNRDIVSDHFGVEAVITE
- a CDS encoding potassium channel family protein codes for the protein MSVVSMLLIAITILFLIGNLYYFFTSKSYKQSYFCPTLFYKLFFVLVGITFGFAFLYYFLSFHEPVLLINDPTGEIAEQTFLDFLYFSGVTMLSIGYGDLVPVGSARFFSIIQASLGLLLPAAYFMKGFSAAAQSEETS